agggaaatattggtcagggatcaataggagatcccCTTAACAATTACTGTATGGGTTCAGGCAGATGACTATCAAGTATCAAATCAGTAATTGTTTTTTGCACCTTTTGCTTACAGTTAGGAAAATGGAGGAACAATATAAATACAGGTTtttgattcaaataaatatttatttctgcaaCTTCAATTTAATGTTGGGCTCTTtgtcccaaatatttttttcaagtgcCTAATTGCTCTCAGTATGTCTTTGTTTCTCAAAGTGTAAACCAGCGGGTTTAATAGTGGGACCAGCGCCGTGTACAGCAAGGAGAGCATCTTGTCCTGTGGCTGGGAATGTTCAGACTGCGGGATCGTATAGGAACCAAATAATGGCACACAGAATAACAACACAACAATGAGATGGGAGGAACAGCTGGAGAAAGCTTTGACCTTCACTCCTGAGCTGTGCATCTTTGTAATGGTGGATATGATACATATATAGGAagccaatataaagaaaaagggaACTATTCCTAAGACATACGTTGTCATTAACATGTAGGTTTGGAGAGATGTGGTGTCACTGCTGGCCAGTTTTATCACGGATttcaaatcacaataaaaatgatcaatatcATGGAAGCTGCAATATTCTGAATACAACAGCATAACAGACTGAACcagagcattaaaaaatcctATGAGCCAAGAAACCGAGGCAAAAAGAACACAAATGGGTTTCTTCATGATAACTGCATAATGTAAAGGAACACAAATGGCAACATATCGGTCATAAGCCATGGATgtcaacagcaaaaattctgTCCCTatgcaaaagacaaaaataaacatttgggtgATGCATGCTAGGAAGGTGATTCCATGATCCCTGGATTTGGTGATAGCTAAAAATTTAGGTAGAGTGtctgatatataaataatgtccTGGACAGAGAGATTACacaggaaaaaatacataggtGTCTGAAGGTGAGAAATGAGACAGATAAGACTGATGATGAGAACATTTCCTAACATAGTTATTGAATATATCACAAGGATAAGTGTGAAAATGccaagctgtgcatgtgcagacaTGGAGAATGCGAGGAGGTGAAATTCATTCCCtgtacaattatttaaatgtccATTCATTgttcctggaaaaaaagaaactacATATCAAAGTCATTGCATGCTAtgtatggggtctatttataaagcagtgaatctgatattcaccaaaaaaTCTCTGGTGGGGAACCAACCAGTgcaattaaaacacatgcacctgaaagattctccaccggAGAATGTTAGATTCAAtcttttatatacaattaaaatgaactgtatcaaaaacacaatttttctgtTGTTGATTGTATGGTATGTGCAATATACAGTAGGAATTCGTAGATAAACAGACCAATCAACtaagtgatttactaaagatcaTTTGTCTGTTCAGTAAGCAAACTTCATTTTCTCCCTGTAAGGGTTAACTCATTGAGCCTAATGAATGTGCTGAAGATCTACTATTCACAatgtggatagatagatagatagatagatagatagatagatagacatttttaaatattgattttcattatttgctattttttttttaatctgtatgtATCGGATATTCACAAAATGTGGCAAACCATTTAGCATGAATGCAATTAAATCACAGGTATTTCTTTTTACcattcatatattatttatattgttttctatatgtatgctaaaattctgttatttttatttttttatttcattcaaagTCCCTTCTAAATATTGCATAAAATGCAGTTTATGAATAGGAAaggagctgtgtttttttttttaggtgggcGTGTATTTTCATTATATGGAGAAAAACTATAAATTCATTCACTTTAAAAGATTTATTGAATGAGTCTATGCggctgaataattaaagctcttcaagactggtggagatagactatcatggaagaacctgggtgagccaacaaacctgactaacaaacaattttttgctatataaaaatattagccacgctattataatgttataaatgtggGAATATTATTcgtaaatgaatattaaatataaaaaccttttgATAACAGATTTAatcattgtatttgttttgtgagtttttttttttttttttagaagaagttTTACAGCTTCAggtaaaatgtgtgaatcattCCCATTGTCCAGTAAACTGAATCTTCTAATAGTTCAGTAATCTTCTTCCTTATAATCTAGACACCATGAGGTAAAAATCTACCAGGTAATGTTATTGCAGAGCATCCCGTCCTCCTCTGTATTGTGTATCTCATAGATAAGGTCCCATTTGAGAAgctgtgatataaatatatatgtatttggcACCTCAGAGGGAAACCCCATGAGAATATGTTACATTAGAGTATTATAATGAAGAATTATATCCCCAAGCAGCTCATcaattcatcaataaaattgggcttaactgcaaaatgtttaggatatataaaatagatttgaaataaatgttattatagacaatgtatacatttgcatttgtttatgatttctatttcattacattatatatattatacataatatattatgttatatagtaaaatatattatactgtatattataaaaatattttacatgctgCCGCATTTCCTATCAAGGAAGCTCCCATGCCtaataaagggtctggttttaatattgggGGGTACCCTATGCTGTATTCTTCATTAAAAAACCTTTAAGTCTGAGTGCTTCTGACCAGCTGACTATGACAATGTTCACAGTCCACAGACATTATTGGCCGAGCCATGGTATAGTTGTCAATGAAGGTTATAGATGTTTATCTTTATTCATTTCAGGTTGAATGACTGATGTCACAGACCCGAAGCCCAACACCAACCCTTTAGACTTTTAATCTGCTCCATGGAGCAATAATATGGCAGTGGGATGGGATTAGCTGTTTAGTCTTTGCTCTCTTACCTGACCTCAAACCCCCTTAGCCCTTAATAATTCTGGTTTAGATCTGTCAAGAACGGTGGTCCGGCTATGAAAAAGAAGCAGATCAAGCAAAAGTTGTTTGCTCAGTATGCCATTGCAAGACCTCATTTCCCCTACAATGCACACAGATACCTACCTAGAATGCACATTATTATGTAAACCATGCACCATCACATATATTGATGTTAAATTTTGATCATGAATTAAATTAGAGGAATTCAACTCTGCTTAATAATAAAGGGTAAAGTAATAAAGATAGTCCCCCAAAACTCCTGAGAAGTCTACCCAGATTACCCACCCATTACTTTTACCCACCAGCTCTTCTACCTTATactccaggtaaaaaaataaaaaatgccccaATAACTTCAATTAAGGGTTATGactattctttttttactgatctCCAACATGAGAGGGTCCTTCTACGGGTTCCTATATCACCATTTCCTATTGGCCATTCATTAGCAGGATCCTTAGATCCTTAAATGTTAAAGGGGTCTTAAAACTGTTTGTACCGATGAAGTCTCAAAGACTATGTTACTCAAAATTGTCTATAGAtacaacttacaaaaaaaaaccttaaggaCAGGAAAGAAAGAGGCTTGAGGCTGAAATTGTTTCTTGGAATTATAATTAGGTGTTGATAAAACTAGATTCATGcgtatatacaatttttttaaaaaagcatatttctCTGAATCTAATACTATTCAGTATTGATATCAGCCAAAATCTCTACATCACATGTTCTTTCTATATCTTTACTCCTTAAATATTGTCAATTACTACATTCAAGTAAGTAAAACCACTTAATAGATTTATATGGATATGGATGGATTAtggattatgttaaaaaaatattagaacattTGAAGTCTACATAAATGTATGACACTatggaaaattactttttgtataaaTGCTATTATTAAGCTATATATAGATCTTTTTGCTTAATGCTGTTATATAGATCCTGAAGATTTATTCATGCTTTCTCTTTGGCTTTTTATatcatgtatatttgtttttgatgCTATGTTTTTTCAACATTTGCTATTTTGATTCTTACACAGACCGTACAGTTCTACACAAAATTTTACCCCTGAGTAAGCCAATGTTGGCGAAACGCGTAGGACTTAATCAGACTGAATGATCAAAGAGAGTCAGAGAACCTTCTACATTATGTTCTCTGTTTAATAAAACCTTAATAACTTATGACTTTGCAACTACTCATCAATAATGGCCTGAGAATTATTTCTCTACCGTTCCTTCATGCATGGTGATACCTAATAAGTGTTACTTGCTCACTGTTTACATATTAATGTGCATTCTTCCTGGGTATTTGCATGCATCGGGGATGTGGGGTCTTTTATGTGTTTACTCTTCTTCCACTACCCATTAAGAGCAATTTCCTGCTCCTGGACTGCGTGGGTGGGAGTCCATAATTTTTACCCCATAGAAGCAAATTACCCTATACTCACCCAAATTACTTTTAGCtggaaaaaaatgctacaaaaaatgGGCTTTGGGCACTGGAAATAATGCAGGTCAAAATCATAAGTGTCCTGACACAGTTTTTCAACATGGgtgcagacagaaataaaaacctttcaTAAATTCTAATCCTGCTACTCTCCAAACTACACATTAAAGCTCAGTTTCAACTTTAACCCATCAATTTACCAGTCACCCCTTACCTACACATATTGTGCTCATGGTTCCTGGTGGCAAAACTGTTTTCCTGGGCTCATATTTAGTAGGTTGAATGCTATTCATAGTCCAGTAGAGAAAGCCCAGGTCTGGTTTctagaataaaaatgtgtttggcaGCTCTGGAGCATGGAAACTAAGTTCTGCCGTAACATCCCACTGCCATATTAATATCCTATGGAACCGATTAAAAGTCCAAAGGGTTGGTGTTTGGCTTGGGGTCTGTGACATTGTTCATTCAACCTGAAATGAAGAAAGACGAACATCTATAGCCGTCATTGGCAAGTATATAAAATTGGATCAGCCAATTATGTCTGTGGACTGTCAACAGTGTCATAGCCAGCTGGTCAGAAGCACTCAGGCTTAAAGGTTTTTTAATGAAGAATACAGCATagggtacccccccccccaatattaaaaccagactTTTTAATAGACCTGGGATCTTCCTGCATATGAAATGTGGCagcatgtaaaacttttttataatatacagtataatatactttactatatataatatatatatatatatatatatatatatatatatatatataattgcaaatATATACATCATCCATAAGAGGatttcatttaaatctattttatatatccTAAACATTTTGCAGTTAAGCCCAATTTTATTGTGCATTACTAGAGCAGTGTTTATTTACTGCTTGGGGATATTCTTCATTATAACACTCCATGTTATATGTAACAGATTCTCATGGGGTTTTCCCTCCAAGGTgccaaatacatatatatttatatcacagcTTCTCAAATGTGACCTTATCCATGAGATACATAATACAGTGGAGGACTGGATGTTCTGCAATAACACTACCTGGAAGATTTTCACCTTGTGGTGTCTAGATTATAAGGAAAGAGATTACTAGACTGAttaaagttttagtttaaagGACAATGTGaatgattcacacattttacctggtaatcatctattcttctaaaaaaaaaaaaaaaaactcaaaaaaatttttgtgctttaattgcatttattctCAATGGTTTGGCAATTTTTGTGAATAATGGATACCTAAAGATTTAAGGAGGAAATATGGGAAATCTTgataatcaaaatgtaaaaatgtctacaTTGTTTAGATCTGGGAAttagcaaaatgatttatttcataTGTATTTGTCTATGTATCAATCCTCATAGTTCTATtatttatctttctatctatccatctgtTTCTATCTATTTATCGACATTGTGAATAGTAGATCTTCATGACATTCATTAGGCTAAATGAGGGTGAAAATGtacattgctaagtgaacagccaaatatcctttagtaaatcacttaGTTGATCGGTCATTTTAACTATTAATTTCTACTGTATATTGCACATGCAGTATaaggttaacctccctggcagtcgaattatgtcagtatttttatgccaaatgtCGTGCATTGTTTTGCATGCAAATTTGTTGTATAATATTGTAgccctgtaattcttaggaatacctTATCttaggtatgataaagtttgaagcacaaatcaaaaattatattataataaataagaattgtaaaaaatattgaaataatataacaacaatcaatgcaatttatatattttatcaaatcaaaaacaatgatatttttccaaacaagggtgcaatctttttgataaattgaaaataaatgtctaatagacatcccaggtgtgataaattttaaaacgtccaacctggtttcctttcggagcagcaaaccacgcacatccttgtaggtgctgcctttttctcagTTGGTGAATTGTACtctgtgaagtgacgaccagtcaggtgtacttcttttgctgtttcctcatcgctgggtagaatatcattgcttgatcagctctgtcgacacctcccatggcgttgttgtagtcaatcactacttgtggcttcatcatttctttcccaccttttgtgcgcACCGTAActgtggaggcattatggactgtactcaataggcacacatctttcttgtcatgccatctcaggaccatcatttttcctttctgccaggcaaccatttcttcTGTCTTCAACTTCTTGTTtccaaacattgatggcaggttgccaATTCTTGTTTCCaaattgatggcaggttgcgccggttagacCTAACGTTTCCATACGCatgtgttttgtgttgcagaagacaCTCAAAAAGTTCAGGAGATGTGTAAAAGttgtcggttgtgacacaatagccctgatttacaatgtaatctgcttttaaatttaccgccGGGCCAAGCCTCCCCAGCCTACCGACGCTTTACGCATCACatcgaggatgtgatgcagaagccggccaccGCTAGATAGAGAGGCACtagtaggagttttttttttctaccatgagtgtgacttggggttacagctttttgcatgtaaagttCACTCTGAGTAACACTCGGGAAtacggccagggaggttaacaacAGAAAGATTATGTTTTTCATACAGCGTTCattatacctgtatatataaaagattGATTCTAACATTCTccggtggagaatctttcaggtgcatgtgttttatttactgtggttggttctccaccagaaaatgtttggtgaatatcagatttactgctttataaatagacccaatagCATGCAATGACTTTGATatgtagtttctttttttttcaaggaacaATGAATAGACATTTGAATAATTGTACAGTAAATAAATTTTACCTCCTTGCATTCTCCATgtctgcacatgctcagcttGGCATTTTCACATTTATCCTTGTGATATATTCAATACCTATGTTAGGAAATGTTGTCATCATCAGTCTTATCTGTCTGGTTTCTCAGCTTCACACCCCAGTGTATTTTTTCCTGTGTAACCTCTCCATCCAggacattatttatatatcagaCACTCTGCCTAAATTTTTAGCTATCACCAAATCCAGGGATCATGGAATCACCTTCCTAGCATGCATcacccaaatgtttatttttgtcttttgcatAGGAACAGAGGCATGGcgagaaattcaaaatccatttgtattgcattcaatacaaaatacagtatttaatgcaatacattggatttatttgtgtaaaagcaaaaacttgttttcatgaacatttattttacagtatattataatagtatgagtataacatttatttttaaaatgtttttaaaaaaaataaaacaatttaaaaaacatatatattttgattaatttattttattttattttttttcatgattttgtgtttcaaactttattatactcatactattatattatgctgtaaaataaattttcatgaaaaacaatgtactgcttttagacatagaaatccagacGGAAATGTAACACGTCAGAAAAACTGAATTTAGTTCTAATGGGGAATTGATCTGAAGGGGTGAATATACCCAGCTTTGAATATGTTGTAGGAATTTAAGATTTCATTTTTAGAAGTGGAATGCAAAATTTGCTTTGTTGATGGTTATTTGTAAACAATTTGACTTTATTAGAGATATCTGTGTGTTCTCATTTTAATGGTGTCCAACCTTTTTTCAGCttggggctgctgttgacattgagataaaactaaGGCCGCAATGCACACAAAcgttaaagatgtatgtttaaaactagaatagttttaattttacattaaatagaaatgtttcCAGTTACAGTGACATATATGCACCACattaaagaaatgacaaatcaagaatttctgcactcactgtTTGATGCTCATTTTACTAATGAAAGATACAacactaaatctatcatacattGCTGGATGGTCAGATATTGCTCTCTGCTTatcattcctgtaccaaagagcagaatcTACACCATACAGTGTGTCCTGTCAGTTAGAGGGAGCCGTTAACCTTCTTTCTACCCAAAAATCTCTGCAATtcatacttccagagaaatgcaattaatGTGTCTGATAGCCAAGGGGTATATTTTCTTACTGCTTTATCTTCAGGTCcttacatctccctgttcctgggaaattggggttcacagtaggtaagtggccagctttggtagcacggtatgacatgtagcatggtatgataggtatagcTTTTCTTATATTGTGATGGAACCGtagtgattaaattttaggggcaGTTAGCCACTAGAGTCCTgcatttgcagttacatttctcttttcttacagagaaattggggttcatagagagtaaggggatagctatatGTAGCAGGGTAGCATGATAAGAtaattcataaattattttttgggggggggcacaaaaggcatttcctactggctcccacatttgaCAACGTTCCCCCGTTCCAGATaatttggggttcacagaaggtaagtggctagctatgtgaaatgtaaatttcacatttctacaACAAttggtgtaggagatatgaaggtttatacatggggataatgacagctgcatggacacagacacagctctcctGCTGCTCCTGGTCTTATCGCAAAGTACAAGATGGGGGGGAAACAGCCACAGCTTATTGCCAGGTatatagtacacgcccactctcagggagctaacactgagcatgctcaggaagctccctctcctggtagcacgatctcatagaaaaaataggaaatgcaCACGTcacatcccctgcaagacaacgaaCAGAGAGGGAATGgggagagggccggatctggcagCTCTGTGGACCAGATATGGTTTGTAGGTTTGCCTTTCATATATTTGCAGTTAAAGTCCTTTGTAACTTTTATGTCATTTGAAAATAGTATGAATGTTTGGATGTGgcaaaaattaacaaatgttaattAGGTCAGAACCTTCAATAACATATAAAAAGTGATAAAACTCCAAGGGTATCTCAACAACAAGAAGAAACAAATAGATCCTACATCCCAATGGATATGGTAAATTTATGGAATGAGAACATTGAAGTAAAAAGGGCTTTTAAGGCATCAATACCAAAAATACGGTAAAAACACATAgtttattcaatatattaaaaaatatatagccataagtacaaaataaacatatgcaaTCATTGGATAAATAGCCAGGAAATTCACAAAATCCTCTTTATTGTAAATTTGGTTCTCAAAGGAAAACCGAAAGATGTTATAGTTTTCCCAAAGATGTTGCAGTTCAAGGTATATGAGGAGACTAAATATTCTGtttgaagggttttttttcaacGCGTTTCCCAGTTGAAAAACAAACATGATCCCATGTTTAATGCGGAGTTAAATGACAAAAATTGGTTTTACAATAACAGGTAAACCACATAATCAATATtcacatgtatttatttcaatacaGTCAGGCCAACCAGCTTGCTATCCGGCACTATTACTGTATGGGTTCAGGCAAGTGACTATCATGTACAGTTACTCCCCAAGATAAAGACTCCtcgatacgaatggggcttccctgctgtttgtgtgcaggacggaggcttgatgcaGAGATTGCAGGGGTGGTTCGCATGGCTTCCAGAAgcaatattttgctgttctgcaagctatTGTACCTCTGtaatgaccatgacaaactctgcagttgcttctttttgcatattaaaacctggcttgctccagaagttaataaatgtctaggctccataaagcctattttttgctttgtttttttgctgtgtctgttattaactcacagtgaggattttatacagtaactgacaccatgctgcctaataatatgttgagacaagcatgtcctaatttaattttttttataaataaattatgtaccagtttcgacttacatacaaattcaatttaagaacaaacctacagtccttatcttgtatgtaacctggggactacctgaatCAGATCAGCAATTGTTTTTTACACCTTTTGCTTTCATTTAGGAAAATGGAGGAAGAACGgtacaaatacagatttttgatccaaattaatattttattatttgtatctcTTATCTTCTTATCTTTCAGCCTGTTTATTGCACACGCACACACCGATCCTTCCCTAGTTCATTcctattttttgttacattgttatgTAGTCACGGAATTTTCTTTGAAAGTTGAATCTTTTTCTAGATTATATCCAATGGATTGGGTGTGCAGGGATTGACTGTATTGAAAATCTAGAGTCAACATGTAAAACGAAGAATGGCAATTTTACTATCCGTTTTTAATTATCTGAATGTTCACGAATATAATGCATTATTGTAATGATGTTATCTTACAAAAACTTGAATGTGtactctattattattacacagtattacacagtattactCTATTCTTAAGGAATTCCTGCTGTAAATTTTGGACTTTGGAAATTGTAAAATGTCTGGAACTATGTAAGTTCAACACTTTGAttgttgtaaaaaatgtgtactttCTTTGTATGTGACTTTCCAAGTTTCCCCAGTTACTTTGTAAAACCCTTTATAAaaccagtaaaatatttgaaatacaaatgaatatttatttctgcAGCTTCAATTTAATGTGGGGATTCctgtcattaaatatttttctttcaagtgCCTAATCCCTCTCAAGACATCTTTGTTTCTCAAAGTGTAAACCAGGGGGTTTAATAGTGGGACCAGCGCCGTGTACAGCAAGGAGAGCATCTTGTCGTGTTCCTGGGAATGTTCAGACTGCGGGATCGTATAGGAACCAAGTGATGGCCCATAGAATAACAACACAACAATGAGATGGGAGGAACAGCTGGAGAAAGCTTTGACCTTCACTCCTAATCTGTGCATCTTCTTGATGGTGGAgatgatacatatatatgaagccaatataaagaaaaagggaaaaaatcccAAGACAACCGTAATTATTGACAAAAAAAGTTGGAGAGGTGCGGTATCACTGCTGGCCAGTTTTATCACGGTTTTCAAATCGCAATAAAAATGATCAACATTGTGAGAGCTGCAGAATTCTGAATACAATAGCATGAGAGACTGAACCAGTGCATTAAAAAATCCTATGAGCCAAGAAACCGAGGCAAGAAGAATGCAAATGAGTTTCTTCATGATAACCGCATAATGTAAAGGAACACAAATGGCAACATATCGGTCATAAGCCATGGATgtcaacagcaaaaattctgTCCCTatgcaaaagacaaaaagaaacaactttacTTTAGCTTATTTCCATCTGACtgcatattgggcctgatttagataaagctttactttactttagcTTATTTCCATCTGACTGCataaggctggaggggatacactttcatcggtgaagctggtgatccagaaaacctggaatggatctggtccaggatttaaaacatttgaaaaaatccattccaggcttgctggatcacccagcctcattgattaaagtgtatcctaaTCCTGCATTTATTCAGGCTCATTCATTCAAGTATGTTAATTTGATTGGTTTCAATAGTTTCAATAGTTCTACCTTCTGTGCTTTCTCTCCCCTTAAACACCATCAATCGGTGGGGTCTCACCTTGATCCTCATCTTCAATCAGTGATTTGGTCCTAATAGCACTTGAAAACGCCACATAAACTAAATTAATGTGATCCAGTACTTCCTTTGAAATGGCTGCTCCACAGAAAAGTTAGAGTTACAGAACAGTTCAACTGACATTCATCCATAGTTTTCTTTGGTCCAACTATTGAGTTAAACGATACATTATTACCtacatcccctgaaaaagcaaGTGTTGCAAAATACATTGGACTTTTAAGACTCGACTTGAACCTGTGTCTTTCTAAAGTC
This portion of the Pyxicephalus adspersus chromosome 8, UCB_Pads_2.0, whole genome shotgun sequence genome encodes:
- the LOC140336236 gene encoding olfactory receptor 5V1-like, whose translation is MLGNVLIISLICLISHLQTPMYFFLCNLSVQDIIYISDTLPKFLAITKSRDHGITFLACITQMFIFVFCIGTEFLLLTSMAYDRYVAICVPLHYAVIMKKPICVLFASVSWLIGFFNALVQSVMLLYSEYCSFHDIDHFYCDLKSVIKLASSDTTSLQTYMLMTTYVLGIVPFFFILASYICIISTITKMHSSGVKVKAFSSCSSHLIVVLLFCVPLFGSYTIPQSEHSQPQDKMLSLLYTALVPLLNPLVYTLRNKDILRAIRHLKKIFGTKSPTLN